The DNA region tagtctgtggcgacctaaatgccagaactggacaagaacctgacaccctcagcacacagggggacaaacatctacctggaggtgacagcattccctcccccatatgcccccctaggcacaactatgacaacataaccaacaaaaacaggtcacaactcctgcagctctgttgcacgctgggtatgtacatagtcaatggtatgcttcgaggggactcctatggtaggtacacctatagctcatctcttggcagtagcactgtagactactttatcactgacctcaacccagagtctctcagagtgttcagtcagtccactgacaccacTAACAGATCACAGAAAAATCACACACTACTTGAACAGagtaatactcaatcatgaggcataaaagccaaaggaactgaataatattaagaaatgctatagatggaaggaaagtagtgtggaaatataccaaaaaacaattaggcaaaaaCTAATTCAaacccttttagacaacttcttcaacaatcccttctagacaatttctgggacaaaatgtttcactgtaatagtgaaggtgtaaacttagcagtagaaaacctaaacagtatatttgacctttcagcttccctatcaaatccccaaaatttcaagcagacaacctaagaaaatgaacaacaatgacaaatggtttgatgaagaacgcaaaaacctaagaaagaaatagagaaacCTGTCCGACCaaaaacacagagacccagaaaacctgagtctactccttcactacagtgaatcactaaaacaatacagaaatacactacggaaaaagaaggaacagcacgtcagaaatcagctcaatgtaactgaagaatccattgaatctaaccacttctgggaaaattggaacccATTAAACAAACAACAAGACAAAGAGTGATCTATCCAAATGGAGATgaatggataaaccacttctccaatatttttggctctataacaaagaataaagagcaaaaacatatacatgatcaaatataaATCTtataatcaactattaaagactaccagaacccactggattctccaattaccttgaatgagttacaggacaaaataaaaaccctccaacccaaaaaggcctgtggtgttgatggtatcctaaattaaatgataaaatatacagaccacaaattccaaatggctatactaaaactatttaacatcatcctcagctctggcatcctccccaatatttggaaccaaggactgatcaccccaatccacaaaagtggagacaaatttgaccccaataactaccgtgggaaacgcatcaacagcaaccttgggaaaatcctctgcattatcattaacagcagactaattaatttcctcagtgaaaacaatgtactgagcaattgtcaaattggctttttaccaaattaccgtacgacaaaaaaaaactatacctacctcggcctaaacatcagcaccacaggtaacttccacaaagctgtgaatgagctgagagacaaggcaagaagggccttctatgccatcaaaaggaacataaatttcaacataccgattaggatctggctaaaaatacttgaatcagtcatagagcgcattgccctttatggttgtgaggtctggggtccgctcaccaaccaagatttcacaaaatgggacaaacaccaaattgagactctgcatgcagaattttgCGAAactatcctcagtgtacaacgtaaaacaccaaacaatgcatgcagagcagaattaggccgatactcgctaattatcaaaatacagaaaagtgctgttaaattctacaaccacctaaaaggaagcgattcccaaaccttccataacaaagccatcacctacagagagatgaacctggagaagagtcccctaagcaagctggtcctgggtctctgttcacaaacacaaacacaccccacagagccccaggacgacagcacaattagacccaaccaaattatgagaaaacaaaaagataattacttgacaaactagaatgctatttggccctaaacagagagtacacagtggcagaatacctgaccactgtgactgacccaaacttaaggaaagctttgactatgtacagactcagtgagcatagccttgctattgagaaaggccgccgtaggcagacctggctctcaagagaagacaggctatgtgcacactgcccacaaaatgaggtggaaactgagctgcacttcctaacctcctgcccaatgtatgaccatattagagacacatatttccctcagattacacagatccacaaagaatttgaaaacaaatccaattttgatcaactcccatatctactgggtgaaataccacagtgttccatcacagcagcaagatgtgacctgttgccacaagaaaagggcaaccagtgaagaacaaacaccattgtaaatacaacccatatttatgttgatttattttcccttttgtacttgaactatttgcacatcgttacaacaatGTATAAAGACATAATATgattgaaatgtctttattcttttggaacttctgtgagtgtaatatttaatgtttactgttcactttttattgtttattcaCTTTTGTgaattttgtttattatctacttcacttgctttgtcaatgttaacacatgtttcctgTGCTAATAAATCACTTTATAAATTGAATTTGCCTTGAATCTGATAGTCATTCTGATCTTTACCCCAGCTCttacagctctgtgtgtgtgtgtgtgtgtgtgtgtgtgtgtgtgtgtgtgtgtgtgtgtgtgtgtgtgtgtgtgtgtgtgtgtgtgtgtgtgtgtgtgtgtgtgtgtgtgtgtgtgtgttttataataaTAACCCCCCCTGTAAAGTACACAGCTAAGATAAGCTGCCAACTACACACATGATTTACATTACTGAGAGGACCttgacttcacacacacacacacacacacacacaccacatgactggctcgtggtaatggctggggtggaattggtggaatggtatcaaatgccctccgacgaaccatcaaacaggcaaagtgccaaagcaggactaagatcgagtcttacaacaccggctctgatgctcgtcagatgtggcagggcttgtaaaccattacagactacaaaggaaaaAGCCtaagccgagagctgcccagtggcacgagcctaccagacgaactaaactacttctatgctcgcttcgaggcaaataacactgaaacatgcatgagagcaccaggtgtaccggaagactgtgtgatcacgctctccgcagccaataagaccttcaaacaggtcaacattcacaaggccgcagggccaaacggattaccaggatgtgtactccaagcatgcgctgaccaactggcaagtgtcttcactgacattttcaacctctccctgtctgagtctgtaataccaacatgtttcaagcagaccaccataggccctgtgcccaagaacaccaaggtaacctgcctaaatgactactgacccgtaggacacacgtctgtagccatgaagtgctttgaaaggctggtcatggctcacatcaacaccatcatcccagaaaccctagacccattacaatttgcataccgccccaacagatccacagatgacgcaatctctatctccacactgtcctttcccacctggacaaaaggaacacctatgtgagaatgttgttcattgactacagctcagcgttcaacaccatagtgtcctccaagctcatcactaagctaaggatcctgggactaaacacctccctctgcaactggatcctggacttgctgacgggccgccccccaggtggtaagggtaggtaacaacatatccgccacactaatcctcaacacaggagcccctcaggggtgcgtgctttgctcctcctgtactccctgttcactcatgactgcacggtcaggcacgactccaacaccatcattaaatttgccgatgatacaacagtggtaggcctgatcaccgacaacgacgagacagcctatagggaggaggtcagagacctgacagtgtggtgccaggacaacaacctatcactcaacgtgatcaagactaaggagatgattgtggactacaggaaaaagaggaccgagcacatccccattctcatcgacggggctgtagtagagcaggttgagagcttcaagttccttggtgtccacatcaccaacaaactaacatggtccaagcacaccaagacagtcgtgaagcaggcacgacaaaacctatttcccctcaggagactgaaaagatttggcacgggtcctcagatcctcaaaatgttctgctgctgcaccatcgagagcatcctgactggttgcatcactgtctggtacggcaactgctcggcctccgaccgcaaggcactacagagggtagtgcgtacagcccagtacatcactggggccaagcttcctgccatccaggacctctataccaggcggtgtcagaggaaagccctgaaaaaagtctaggtccaagaggcttctcaacagcttctacccccaagccctcctgaacatctagtcaaatggctacccagattatTCACATTGCCCCACACccacccctctccacaccactgccactctctagttatcatctatgcatattcactttaattaactctacctacatgtacatactacctcaactaaccggtgcccccacacattgactctgtaccggtaccccccctgtatatgttgttattttactgctgctctttaattacttgttacttttatttcttattcttatccatatttttttaaactgcattgttggttaggggctcgtgagtaagcatttcactgtgagatcTTCACCTGTTGAATTCAgcttttcactgtaagatctacacctgttgtattcggcgcacgtgactaaTGGCACCAAcccaacatttgatttgaaatacatcAATTCCATTCCGTTCACTCCATTCCAGACCTTATTAAGAGCTGCTATTCCCTCTCCTGTGACAGAGGAATTCAGACCAACCCAGTCCCAGAGAGATTAGGAagcagagtgagtgagagagggacaaagacaaagacaaaagaCAAAGATTAGGAAGACAACACATGACCAGAACACAAGAAGACAGTCAAGAAAGGTTCTCATTTAACTTGTAGTGATCAAcggctgagagaaagagagagacagagagaaagagagagagagagaaatgggggtaACAGCAGTTGTGGGTATGTGCCTGTTGCTGACTACAACTCTGGGGCAGAGTGTGGCTCGAaagactggtggtggtggtatagagacTGGTGGTAGTACAGAGAACGGTGGTAGTATAGAGACTGGTGGTAGTATAGAgactggtggtagtagtatagagACTGGTGGTAGTATAGAGACTGGTGGTAGTATAGAGACTGGTGGTGGTAGTATAGAGACTGTTGGTAGTAGTATAGAGACTGGTGGTAGTATAGAGACTGGTGGTAGTATAGAGACTGGTGGTGGTAGTATAGAGACTGTTGGTAGTAGTATAGAGACTGTTGGTAGTATAGAGACTGGTGGTGGTAGTATAGAGACTGGTGGTGGTAGTATAGAGACTGGTGGTGGTAGTATAGAGACTGGTGGTGGTAGTATAGAGACTGGTGGTGGTAGTATAGAGACTGGTGGTAGTATAGAGACTGGTGGTGGTAGTATAGAGACTGGTGGTGGTAGTATAGAgactggtggtggtagtagagagactggTGGTAGTACAGAGAACGGTTCACCCGGTAGAGCAGACCATCTAACTGATGATACTAGTAGCCCTGAGATTGTAATTGGTCAAACTGTCGGTGGTCCAACTGGTTACGTGGGCCGTCTGCTGGTAGTCCCGATGGACGGAAGCCACTGGGTGGGGGTTAAGGCCATCACCGAGGAGATGGGTCGTCGTGGACACCAGGTTACCGTGGTGATCCCCGAGGTGAGCATGCGTCTGGGCCCCAGCAGCAACTGCAGGACTGTGTCATATCCTGTCCCCTACGGCCAGGAGACAGTGGACATGCTGATGGACAAGCATAAAGATAACCTGCGTGCTGCCACACTGCCCCTAGTGGAGCGGATGACTCAACACATGGCTAATATCCAGAGTGTCAGCTCCTTCATACTGACTACTGCTGAGAGTCTGCTGTTCAACACCACACTAATCACATCTCTGGAACAGCAGgtcagtcagggtgtgtgtgtgtgtgtgtgtgtgtgagagaggtcttgtgagcttgtgtgtccctcctccttacctccctctctccctctctccttccctccctgtctctctctccccctctctcctcccctctctcattccctccctctccctctctctctccttcctctctccttcactccctatctctctctcccctctctccttccctccctctctccttccccctctccttccctctctctccctctctctttccctccctctctctccctctctctatccctccctctctccctgtctccctctctctccctctccctctctccttccctccctctctctccctctctccatccctccctctatcccctctccccatctatccctcctctccaggGTTTTGATGCGGTGTTGACCGACCCGCTGGTCCCTACAGGCAGTCTGATAGCCAGGCGTCTGGGCGTTCCGTCTGTGTGTCTGCTCAGAGGGATCCCCTGTGGTCTGGACCTGACGTCCGCCGCctgcccctctcctccatcttacGTTCCGCGCTTCTTCACCAAATACACACATAGTATGAGCTTTCCACAGAGGGTGGGCAATGTActggtgaggacacacacacgaccgtacgcacacacacacacacacacacacacactgcacatgcacgcacacacacacacatgacacaacCGTACACACATGCaaaaacacatacagttgaagtcggaagtttacatactcttaggttggagtcattaaaagtcgttcttcaaccactccacaaatttcttgctaacaaactatagttttcgcaagtcagttaggacatctactttgtgcatgacacaagtaatttttccaacaattgtttacagacagattatttcacttataattcactgtatcacaattccagcgggtcagaagtttacatacactaagttgactgtgcctttaaacagcttggaaaattccagaaaatgatgtcatggctttagaagcttctgataggctaattgacaatttgagtcaattggaggtgtacctggggatgtatttcaaggcctaccttcaaactgagtgcatctgcttgacatcatggggaaatcaaaagaaatccgcaaagacctcagaaaaaaaattatagacctccacaagtctggttcatccttgggagcaatttccaaacacctgaaggtaccacgtttatctgtacaaacaatagtacgcaagtataaacaccatgggtccacgcagccgtcataccgctcaggaaggagacgcgttctgtctcctagagatgaacatactttggtacgaaaagtgcaaatcaatcccataacaacagcaaaggaccttgtgaagatgctggaggaaacaggtacaaaagtatctatatccacagtaaaaatagTCCTattttgacataacctgaaaggccactcagcaaggaagaagccactgctccaaaactgccataaaaaagccagactacggtttacaactgcacatggggacaaagatcgtactttttggagaaatgtcctctggtctgatgaaacaaaaaaagatCTGTTTGGCCAgaacgaccatcgttatgtttggaggaaaaagggggaggcttgcaagccgaagaacaccatcccaaccgtgaagcacgggggtggcagtatcatgctgtgggggtgcattgctgcaggagggactggtgcacttcacaaaatagatggcatcatgaggcaggaaaataatgtggatatattaaacCAAAATCtcatgacatcagtcaggaagttaaagcttggtcgtgaatgggtcttccaaatggacaatgaccccaagcatacttccaaagttgtggcaaaatggcttaaggacaacaagatcaaggtattggagtggccaccacaaagccctgacctcaatcctatagaacatttgtgggcagaactgaaaaagcatgtgcgagcaaggaggtctacaaacctgactcagttacaccagctctgtcaggaggaatgggacaaaattcacccaacttattgtgggaagcttgtggacggcTACCCGAAAACGTATGACCCAAGTtaatcaatttaaaggcaatgctaccaaatactaattgagtgtatgtaaacttctgacccactgggaatgtgatgaaagaaataaaagctgaaagaaatcattctctctactattattctgacatttcacattcttaaaataaagtggtgatcctaactgacctaagacagggaattttcactaggattaaatgtcaggaattgtgaaaaactgagtttaaatgtatttggctaaggtgtatgtaaacttctgacttcaactgtacatggacTCATGTACCCTCACCCATTCacgctcactcactcattcacacgcattcacactcactcactcattcacacgCATTCACACTCATTTgtactcactcacactcactcattcacactcATTCACACTCATTTACACTCATTCACACTCACTAATTCGCACTCACTAATTTGcactcactcattcacactcactcactcattcacactcattcacactcactcactcattcacactcactcattcacactcactcactcattcacactcactcactcacttatccacactcactcactcactcattcacactcactcattcacactcactcactcattcatacAAACCACACACCTTCTTCATCTGGTTCTATAGGTGAGTCTGGTGGAGCCGTTGCTATGCCGACTGCTTTACTGGCGCTTCGACCAGCTGGCCAATCGCTTCCTGGGAGAGGATGTGGGTGTGGCCGAGATACTGGCAGACACCGCCATCTGGTTGCTAAGGTACGACTGCAGTTCCCCTGCACACACATTCTGGTTGCTAAGGTACGACTGCAGTTCCCCTGAACACACATTCTGGTTGCTAAGGTACGACTGCAGTTCCCCTGCACACACATTCTGGTTGCTAAGGTACGACTACAGTTCCCCTGCACACACATTCTGGTTGCTAAGGTACGACTACAGTTCCCCTGCACACACATTCTGGTTGCTAAGGTACGACTGCAGTTCCCCTGCACACACATTCTGGTTGCTAAGGTACGACTACAGTTCCCCTGCACACACATTCTGGTTGCTAAGGTACGACTGCAGTTCCCCTGCACACACATTCTGGTTGCTAAGGTACGACTACAGTTCCCCTGCACACACATTCTGGTTGCTAAGGTACGACTACAGTTCCCCTGCACACACATTCTGGTTGCTAAGGTACGACTGCAGTTCCCCTGAACACACATTCTGGTTGCTAAGGTACGACTGCAGTTCCCCTGCACACACATTCTGGTTGCTAAGGTACGACTACAGTTCCCCTGCACACACATTCTGGTTGCTAAGGTACGACTGCAGTTCCCCTGCACACACATTCTGGTTGCTAAGGTACGACTACAGTTCCCCTGCACACACATTCTGGTTGCTAAGGTACGACTGCAGTTCCCCTGCACACACATTCTGGTTGCTAAGGTACGACTACAGTTCCCCTGCACACACATTCTGGTTGCTAAGGTACGACTGCAGTTCATCACACACTCTCCAACATTTTGTTGTTAAGGTATGACTTTACGCTGGAGTTTCCTCGCCCCCTCATGCCTAATATGGTGCTGGTGGGAGGGATCAACTGCCATGTCAGGAACCCTCTGCCACGGGTGAGTGTGTTTGTTGATTGGTCAAAAACACTGTGCTGACGAAGGGTTAAAATGCTCTTGCTGTCTGCTAATTCAATTTGCTatattaactgtgtgtgtgtgtgtgtgtgtgtgtgtgtgtgtgtgtgtgtgtgtgtgtgtgtgtgtgtgtgtgtgtgtgtgtgtgtgtgtgtgtgtgtgtaggagctgGAGCAGTGGGTATCAGGGGACGATGGCTTCATCGTGTTCTCTCTGGGCTCCATGGTGGCGTCTCTCCCAGAAGACATCACTCTCGTCTTCCTACAGGCCTTCACCCTCATACCACAGAAGGTAAACACAGTCAGATCCTCACACTAAGATACCGTCaactaacctgtgtgtgtgtgtgtgtgtgtgtgtgtgtgtgtgtgtgtgtgtgtgtgtgtgtaggtcctgTGGCGGTACTCTGGGCCGGTTCCTGGCAACGTTCCAGACAACGTGAAGATGATGAAGTGGATCCCTCAGAATGACCTGCTGGGTACGTAGATCTAGAACAGACAGATGAGGAAGTGGATCCCTCAGAATGACCTGCTGGGTACGTAGATCTAGAACAGACAGATGAGGAAGTGGATCCCTCAGAATGACCTGCTGGGTACGTAGATCTAGAACAGACAGATGAGGAAGTGGATCCCTCAGAATGATCTGCTGGGTATGTAGATCTAGAACAGACAGATGAGGAAGTGGATCCCTCAGAATGACCTGCTGGGTACGTAGATCTAGAACAGACAGATGAGGAAGTGGATCCTTCAGAATGATCTGCTGGGTACGTAGATCTAGAACAGACAGATGAGGAAGTGGATCCCTCAGAATGACCTGCTGGGTACGTAGATCTAGAACAGACAGATGAGGAAGTGGATCCCTCAGAATGACCTGCTGGGTACGTAGATCTAGAACAGACAGATGAGGAAGTGGATCCCTCAGAATGATCTGCTGGGTATGTAGATCTAGAACAGACAGATGAGGAAGTGGATCCCTCAGAATGACCTGCTGGGTACGTAGATCTAGAACAGACAGATGAGGAAGTGGATCCTTCAGAATGATCTGCTGGGTACGTAGATCTAGAACAGACAGATGAGGAAGTGGATCCCTCAGAATGACCTGCTGGGTACGTAGATCTAGAACAGATAGATGAGGAAGTGGATCCCTCAGAATGACCTGCTGGGTACGTAGATCTATAACAGGCAGATGAGGAAGTGGATCCCTCAGAATGACCTGCTGGGTACGTAGATCTAGAACAGACAGATGAGGAAGTGGATCCCTCAGAATGACCTGCTGGGTACGTAGATCTAGAACAGACAGATGAGGAAGTGGATCCCTCAGAATGACCTGCTGGGTACGTAGATCTAGAACAGATAGATGAGGAAGTGGATCCCTCAGAATGACCTGCTGGGTACGTAGATCTATAACAGGCAGATGAGGAAGTGGATCCCTCAGAATGACCTGCTGGGTACGTAGATCTAGAACAGACAGATGAGGAAGTGGATCCCTCAGAATGACCTGCTGGGTACGTAGATCTAGAACAGACAGATGAGGAAGTGGATCCCTCAGAATGACCTGCTGGGTACGTAGATCTAGAACA from Salvelinus fontinalis isolate EN_2023a chromosome 26, ASM2944872v1, whole genome shotgun sequence includes:
- the LOC129823582 gene encoding UDP-glucuronosyltransferase 1-6-like isoform X2, which encodes MGVTAVVGMCLLLTTTLGQSVARKTGGGGIETGGSTENGGSIETGGSIETGGSSIETGGSIETGGSIETGGGSIETVGSSIETGGSIETGGSIETGGGSIETVGSSIETVGSIETGGGSIETGGGSIETGGGSIETGGGSIETGGGSIETGGSIETGGGSIETGGGSIETGGGSRETGGSTENGSPGRADHLTDDTSSPEIVIGQTVGGPTGYVGRLLVVPMDGSHWVGVKAITEEMGRRGHQVTVVIPEVSMRLGPSSNCRTVSYPVPYGQETVDMLMDKHKDNLRAATLPLVERMTQHMANIQSVSSFILTTAESLLFNTTLITSLEQQGFDAVLTDPLVPTGSLIARRLGVPSVCLLRGIPCGLDLTSAACPSPPSYVPRFFTKYTHSMSFPQRVGNVLVSLVEPLLCRLLYWRFDQLANRFLGEDVGVAEILADTAIWLLRYDFTLEFPRPLMPNMVLVGGINCHVRNPLPRELEQWVSGDDGFIVFSLGSMVASLPEDITLVFLQAFTLIPQKVLWRYSGPVPGNVPDNVKMMKWIPQNDLLAHHGARAFLTHSGTHGLYEGVCHAVPMVMLPLFGDQPDNAQRLASKGVGVVLDINHITVETLLQALDEVVNNPRYKSSVLKLSAIHKDQPVDPLELSVYWTEFVMRHKGAGHLRAAAQDLNWFQYHSLDVIGLLIAVATSVVVVTLKCLSLCVRRFTSRKKKED
- the LOC129823582 gene encoding UDP-glucuronosyltransferase 1A1-like isoform X1; the protein is MGVTAVVGMCLLLTTTLGQSVARKTGGGGIETGGSTENGGSIETGGSIETGGSSIETGGSIETGGSIETGGGSIETVGSSIETGGSIETGGSIETGGGSIETVGSSIETVGSIETGGGSIETGGGSIETGGGSIETGGGSIETGGGSIETGGSIETGGGSIETGGGSIETGGGSRETGGSTENGSPGRADHLTDDTSSPEIVIGQTVGGPTGYVGRLLVVPMDGSHWVGVKAITEEMGRRGHQVTVVIPEVSMRLGPSSNCRTVSYPVPYGQETVDMLMDKHKDNLRAATLPLVERMTQHMANIQSVSSFILTTAESLLFNTTLITSLEQQGFDAVLTDPLVPTGSLIARRLGVPSVCLLRGIPCGLDLTSAACPSPPSYVPRFFTKYTHSMSFPQRVGNVLVSLVEPLLCRLLYWRFDQLANRFLGEDVGVAEILADTAIWLLRYDFTLEFPRPLMPNMVLVGGINCHVRNPLPRELEQWVSGDDGFIVFSLGSMVASLPEDITLVFLQAFTLIPQKVLWRYSGPVPGNVPDNVKMMKWIPQNDLLAHHGARAFLTHSGTHGLYEGVCHAVPMVMLPLFGDQPDNAQRLASKGVGVVLDINHITVETLLQALDEVVNNPRYKSSPVGNRVMVCLSAGISPARLVIGSWCVFLQV